The Capsicum annuum cultivar UCD-10X-F1 chromosome 3, UCD10Xv1.1, whole genome shotgun sequence genomic sequence GGGTAATGCCACATAGCACCAAAGAGGCCTTTGAGTGCTGGTGCGATTGGAGAGTTGGTAAGGCCATCAAGCCAATCTGGAAGATGATACCTGCTTGTATTTGTTGGTGCGTATGGTCAGAAAGGAACAACAGATGTTTTGAAGGTTTATCAACTCCAAATCACTCCCTTAAGGCTAGGTGTCTTTTGTATCTATATAGTTGGCATAACCTTTCGCCCATAGATTCTCCTGAGAACCTTTTGAACTTACTTAGCTCCTTGGTACTAGTGTAGCCTTTTTTGTTTTTGAGCTAATGTGCTATTGTCTTTCTCTAACTTTTTGTACGATTCTGCATCTTCTTGATGAACAATGAAATTTCTTTTtacttcaataataaaaaaaaaatgagtagACAAACAAAACAAATACTGTAATTGGGGAAAAGGATTGAAACTGCCAGCACATTTTGCTATTGGATGTAGAACTAATGTGTAAATTCTATATGAGTCCCAgttaataactatataaagtTGAGATTTTGAAGCTTGAGAAACTTTCTCACGAAACTTGTATCTTTCTTCCGCCAGATGGGCGATGTTCTCCCTGTACGTGCCTCTCCCCTTAGCAGCAATGTGATGCTTTCCTATCAGTGGGGCAAGCGGTGCTTGAAGGCAGcggtttttattttgaagatgGCTAGGATCCCATTCCTAACTTACAAGCTTCAACTCTGTGGAATTGATCCGAATAACAAAATATCATGTTattaattttgtggtcttaatACTAGCTGGGTGTTTATCggttctaagccgggggtctatcggaaacagcctctctacttcacttgaggtagtggtatggtctgcgtacattctaccctccccgaCCTCACTACGTGGGACTaaattgggtatgttgttgttgtcttaaTACTAGCTGGGTGTATATGCATACCAAGAATATTACTATAGTctactttttaattaatttttttaaaaaaaaaaaattaaatgataaaagaCATGGGTGAGAACTTAGGGCTTATCAgccaaaatttctcaaacttcAGCTTAGTGGATGGTTGGGAGCTGCCGCATTGTGAGCGTGAGCAGGAGAGAGTAATTGAAATAAGGTAATTTTAGTATTATCCCAAAAATTGTGTTTCGTCGCTAGGGCTCATAATCTCCAAAGCAAATCCGTTCTACCACTTTAATCTCCAAGGCAAGTTAATTTGTTCCTATTTTTTGCTGTTTTTTGAATAGTTCAAATCTGAAGATATACTAATGGAACTGATAGAAACATCATCAAGAAAATCCAACATTGAAAGAATTGACAGAATAAGCTCACTGCCAGATGATGTACTCCACAAAATCCTTTCATCTCTCTATTTTTTTGATGTGGTTAAATTGAGTGTATTGTCTAAAAGATGGAAATATATATGGACTACAATGCCTTACTTGCACTTTGATGTTGATCAATTTTGTGACGCACGGCTGAACGGGAGGAGGACTTGTTCTTTGATAAACAAGTACGAATTCAAAGACTCTGTCAATTGGGTCCTATTCTCCCAAAGGGAGACTAAGATTGTCAGTTTTACTCACAGTGGTGGATTTCCTATGAGATGAAGGGAGCCTTGgggtaactggtaaagttgctgtcatgtaaCCAGGAGGTCACGAGGTCTGCAGAAATGCAAGAAaagactgcgtacgatacacccttgtggtggggcccttccccgtacaccgtgcatagcggtagctttaatgcaccgggctgccctttttgcTTCGAGATGCTAAATATGTTCTTCTCGTGTTTCTTGCAGATCTTGATATGATAGTGGGTAATGATTGGTGGTGGTTTGTTTTTAGTTTCATTCCCATTGTCACTACGACTGCTTGGTTTTTCCTTTCTGGTCCACATGGTCCTGCCGCTgccttaattttttctttctatcaGAATATTTTGTATGGTATAGGAGTGTACTCTCTTATTTATTGGCATCGGGATTCGCCTTTCCGGTTAATTGGTGCCAAGGGAAAATTTATGATCGAGGTCATTCCTATGATAGTTGCAGCAGCCTTGCCTCACCATTCGGAGTTCGATGAAGAAGCCTACTTTTTCCTACTGCTAGCCTGCACCACATATTTTTATACATTTGCCCACTTCATGCACGCCGCATATGATATTGGATTTATAGATGTGTTTCTGGGGTTAGCAATGGTGGTACTTGTTCGCATGTTGAACGGAGGATTGTTAGTTGGTGCGTTGATCTTCTGCCTTGGTTCAAGTTTCTATAGATACGTGAGGTATCGTGCTCCTGAATTACCTATTCATCGTAAAAAGATGGAGATGGAGCTTCCTTGTTGAGTATTTATGTACCTGCCCAGTATCTCATTAAAGAGGATGACAAGGTTTAATATGGGCATTTGTTGTATCCTTGTAAATTAATTTTCTCTGACACTTTGGCCTTTGTagttaggggtgtgcatcggttggttcggttcggttttatgtgttattggttcggtttatcagttttcgatttttaaatatacaaaaccaataaccaaccaataagatatttcttatcgattttcgatttatTGGATTTTGGTGcgtaacggttcgattttcgatttaaccaataagaaaatactcataaaataaaaatagtaacaactaaaataaaaaaatgaaatcttagttgCCGCCAAAATCATATGCTATGCGTTTTAGTTTATAAGAATATTCAAACTTGAATTGAATGTTAGTTCGGAAAAaaactgaatcctaattgttggaagctactaaatgcttcaagctttccaaTACGACAATACCCGAACTTTGTATTGTGTcgttgttgccctgaataggttaatactttctGAATCTCTGAATTGTGAATagcagtgtgtgtgtgtatatatatatatatatatatatatattagtaatataaatatttatatatataatacaaataggagtaaaacaataacttagtgtatccttattgggttatcggtttaatcGATAACTcaataagctaaaaccaaaaTCGAACCGTTtactcaataaatttttttataaaaccaatagaaaatcattaacccaataactcaataccaATAACTCtataacatttttatcagttcgGTTTATTGGTcgattcgatttttgcacacTTGCTCTATCATACTACAACTCTTGTGGATTTTAGTTTTACCCCTCAgattatattttacataatttgtCTTTGTGCATTTTGGTGAATTTAAGTAATTTTAGAGCCCAATTTTTATTTCCAATCAAAGGCACTTACGAATTAGGTCTTGCCACATATTTTCCTCTCGATATTCTTCTATCTATttggtttaaattttttaagttttgcTTCTTTCACATGTTTATATAACCTATCATAAAATCAATTCTGGATATAGTTTTTCTaatgttattaatttatttgaattattatttgttaATATCCTGATATAAAACTATTAGGTTTATTTGCCTAAAAAATGATGTGCACACAATATTTACACTGATCCAATAAATACACGATGACACACATTACTATCATTATTGCTACATCACAGATTTAATACACATTCTAAccgtaatttttttatttaaccaCACGGTAAGATAATGCGATATGACGTAAACATCGGATATACGGTAAAATCTCTTTAAGTTAAtgcttaataaattaatatattctccaggataatattttttttgatccTGACTTGGGCCAATGACCAATGAAAAAAATTAGGGAAAATTTTTATAAAAGCACAACTAAAGttattaaaaatactaaaaattccttcaacttttaaaaattactaaaatttctatttttactattttaacaTAAgttacatatacatgtatatctTAAAAGAAGTCCATTTTTTAGGATTTAACTAAGTCGATTGAAGGGAGCGATTTGCTCCTCCAACAAAGGTATTTTTGTAGGGGCAATTTTTTACCAAATTATTGACTCATCCCTGAAAGTTGGTCTTAAATAAGCCTTTTTCTTGTAGTGATTGTCTCCAATTCTTCAGAATTTTGAAAAGAGAGAGTTCCCCAAAATTCATTTTTACCCTTATCTTATCAAGTTCAATAATTtatatcaaaaatcaaattaacgTTCATCTTAGAATTTTTTAAGATTACTCCGTTAACATTGTTGAATAAAGGTTTAGTATATTAATGAAAAGAAAAACTTCAAAGAAGCAGGAGCATTAATAATATCTGATGACTTTCATGAAAATAGATTTAAACATCGAAACAATCTCGTTGTAATCACTACAAGAAAAATAGCCTATAAGGAAGGGAAATCTGGTCTCAAAAAATCCAAATCTCGTCCCGATTGGTCGTGTTGGACGGGAAAAGACCGGTTGCGTCCCGTCCTAACAGGCTCCGCCGCTAAAGCTCAATAGCGATGACGCAACAAAGCCGGTCCTTAAAAACCTTTTGCGACGGCCAAAAATCCGGTTCTAGTTATCCTTTTGCGAGGATATATCTTGTCCCAATCGACTAACCACCTGGTCATAATTATCCTTTTACGACGATATATCTCATCCCAAATAGATTAACTACCTGGTCGTAATTATCTTTTAGCGACGGTATATCTTGTCCCAAACAGACTAACTATCTggtcataattattttttagcgACGAAATATCTTgtcccaaatagactaactacttggtcataattatcttttagcgacGATATATCTCGtctcaaatagactaactacctggtCCTAAATTATCTTTTAGGAATAAGAAATACTTGGTCCTAAATTATTCCTTAGCAAGGAGAAATACAAGAAATACGCTCAATAGCGAAGAGAAAATTGGTCTCTAAATTACCATCATTTgcttcatatatacatataaacaccatatatatatatatatattttctcaaaGCTTGTCTATCGTGTGATTTGGTATAAAACATGCTGCAGTAATGAACACTGTAAGAAGTATGTACCTCTATCCTACCAGGCATAACGGGCTTGGCAACATATAATTCTCCGAGTATGCGGCCAGTACTTCACAAGTCTACTGCAGTTCCATAATGACTTGCTCCAAGTAACAGCCCCGGTGGTCAATACCAAAGAGTCACAACACGGCTTGTTTGGTTATCGGAAAAGTTTGCCAACCCAAAATCTGCAATTTTTAAAATGCCATCATTGTCAATACTTGAGAGTTTATCCAATATAATCTCTTTTAAAGAATAATGTTCAAATACTTGAGAGTGATTCATTCTTATCTGTAGTCATTTTAAACTCTCGGACTCTATGCATATATTAAACTTTTATAACAAAGTGTAAGTTGCCATTAAGGACAATGATCATCTAACTATTTGCGGTAACCAAACATCCATTTGGGATTAAATGCATCACAGCACCTAGTAAAAACGAAACAAACTTAAAcgtctttaccaaaaaaaattacagCGAAGGAGAAAGGACTTGGCCAGAAAGTGGAAAGTTAAATTTTCATAACTTAAAACACCAAACAGCGCACAGGCTTTTCATCATTTTCACCCTTCGGAACTGCTTATCTCCCTATTTTCTGAATCTGCATGCAATCAGACTATTGATATTCAACTCAGTGCGTAGCGTAGCAGAAGTGGCAACAAAGCCTAGAAGGTTAAGTCTAACGACGCATAGAACCTACGGGACTGTAACAACTCTTTCCTGATCGTTGGATAAAAGTGGTCAGGAGCAGCTTAGCTGGTTAGGTAAAAATGAAGATTATTTTCATCCAATAAACTCTTCTGTATTTTGAAAAATGGTGTCGGGCATCATGTAAGTTTCAagaatttttgaccaaaataagCCATTTTTTGAACCAATTCaccaaaataatatgttttttcaaAGTTTTACAAAACTAGTATAAACTACTTCCCAGTAAcgtattactttattattttattaaaaaatgcaAGAGTAAAAACTGACGGTGTTTGACTTTTAACGGACCATAAAACGTTACTTATAATAATGTGTTATAAGTAATTCGTTACTATGAGTAACGTtttccaaccaaataaaaatcaaacGCCTAATTATTTTAGGGGCAACCATTGCcctaattttgaaaagaaaagaaaattctcTCTGCCACTGCCCTAAttcgaagaagaagaaaaatttgcTGTGTGACTTTCGACACCTCTAGCTACTCCATCTCGTCTCTTTCGACGCCTCTGGCTACTCCATCATCTAAGTAATTGTTGGTTCAGCTGTGTTTCGGATTGCGGAAGCCTAGGCTCAACGTCATAGAAAGGGTGTTTTTGGTACGAATGTACTCTCTATTTTTCTAGACTCAACTTGACTCTCTATTTTAAACTTttgtatttctcaaattttactcAACTATGctctaaattatgatttcggaACAAATGGATTTAAATTCTTTTCAATTTTGGGATGTTTTTTAAAGGAGAAAGgaacaattttttcctttttatggcTGATTAATATGTTCATTATAATGAACATATTCACTTATGTATAGGTACTTTTATATGGCTGGTAGTAGTTCATACAAGCTAGATCCTGGGCCACTTGAACCGTCTGTATTAACTCAACAACTTACTCATAGGTCACGGGATATATGGGATGGAAGTGCTGATATGATTCTTAATACGAGAAAGAGTGATGGAAGTTTTTGGAAGCTCGTAGAAAAATATCCTATCCATCCACGAGTTTTAGAAGTGATTAAATTATCTGAATTGTATGGTGTTTATAGATGTAATAGGCCTGCTATCGATCTTAGTTTGATCACTTAATTAGTTGAGCGTTGGCGTCCTGAAACACATACTTTCCACTTTAGAACAGGTGAAGCAACTATCACCTTGCAAGATATCGATGTGTTGTATGGATTACCTGTGAATGGTGCTCCGGTACTTGGTATTGAGACGACAAGAACTATTGGTGATTGGCAAAACATTCGTCAAAGATTATTAGGTTTTGTTCCATCTCTCCGGGACTTTAGCAGTAGTTTCCTCAAGGTCTCTGCGCTTAAAGCACACATGCTAAGTAAGCCACAATTTTCAGACATGGCAACTCAAGAAATAGTCAATCAGAAGGCAAGGTGTTACATGTTCTGGATGATTGCGGATACGATGATGGCAGATACATCTGGTTCTTGTTTGAAGCTTATGTACCTGCCTATGCTCGAGGACGTCAATGCAATTGGGTCTTATAGTTGGGGTAGTGCAACTTTAGCGTACTTGTATCGTTTTCTTTGTAAAGCCTCACAGAGTATCCAAAATGAGATAGACGTATTTCTACCACTGCTTCAGGTATATCTAATAATTCTAATAATtgcataaattatttattgatatttcttttagtttatatatatatatatatatatatatatatatgtatgtatgtatgtatcagGTTTGGGCATGGAAGAGGATCTCGGTCCTTAGGCCACAGATAGTAGGAAAAAGAGGGACAGGAGATATTTTTCCTACTGATTTGCGTAGGGGTCCACATGCTACTAGATGGTTTGCACACTTTAGTTGGACTAACACTACTAAGCATGTGCTGAAAGTTTATAGGGACGCACTTGACTCTATGACAGAAGATCAGGTAGattgtgtataattttttatctttgattttatgtAAATTGTAAATATAGACTCATttgctttttcctttttcatgTAGTTTATCTGGGAACCATATActgatgatttaattgagagtCTTCCTGACTATTGTTGCGCTGGACGAGACATGTGGCGTGTTAGAGTTCCAATCTTCTGTTGGGATGTGGTAGAGGTTCACTTGCCTGATTGAGTAATGAGGCAATTTGGATTGCAGCAGGTGATTCCAACTCCATTTCTATTTGATTCCACCTACTTTCGTCATGATCGTCGGGGAAGGCCAAATACAAACTGGGAGTTAGAACATGCACAATGGTTACCTTTTTGGAACGAGCGAGAACAATATATCTATAATGCACCAGTCAATCATGGGCCACTTCGGTATGACGACCCCTACCTTATTTGGTTCAGACGTATTACTCGTCTTCTCATTGGTAATCCTAATCCCCGTCCTCAATGCCAACAAGGTTATGTGCCTAATTCAACTGCATATGAAACAATGGTAAGTAGAACTTTGCTTGTCTGATTTTTCTTTATCTaatatatgttaataataatCAGAAGCTCCAAAGTAGGAACTTAGCTTTTCTTGAATCTTTTTAATGCTTATAAGTAAATGATTTTTACTTTAATTCACAGGCGCATCGTATTCATTCGATGGTTGATAAAACTAAATCACTTGGAGATACGCCATCGTATGAGGACTTATACATGTTTAGAAATATGGTGCGGGATCAAAGTTCTGATTGTTTGAGATATGTACACGAGGCCGACAGGATTCATGTATCAACCGATTATAGAAGAGATGAGGTGCAACCTGATCAGTTACGTCCCCCTATTCGTAGGCGAGGAAAAGGCGGTGTTGCTGGAAGAAAAGAACGTGCTATTGCGAGAGACCAAGTGCCTGTTGAAATGAATGAAATGGATGAAGCAACGCGAAATGCACAAATAAGTTCAGAAGACAATCAAGCAACAACTAATCATGATTTTAGTTCCACTTCAATGGGTTGTACTCAGGAATTCACTCAGGCATCAGGTATGATATATCAACATACAGAGATTGTGCCATACATGACTCCACAGACTCCACAAATATCAAGGTATCCAAGTCTTTCATCACTTGATAATATATTTGGTAGTTATCAGCCTCAACATTTTGAGAATGCCCCAAACTTCACCTCATCGCCTGTGCCAATGTCTATTGAAATCCCCGATGCCACTAATAATTTGGAGAACTTGAACACTGAGATGGAAGATAATGAGTTGGATGATACCAACAATGAAGTGAACGGTAATGATCCGGAGGATGAAAGTAAAGGTTGTGATACGACTATTCAGCatgatgaactatcaaagaaagaGAAGTGTACAATTATTGCTAAGCTTTGTGGGACTGGTATTTTTTCgtgattatgtttttttttttcaacttaactGCACTTTTTTAGTTGAACAGTTGAAAATCGACCTTTGCTTGACAGGGAGTCACTATGCTTACCAGCACGCCGAAAAGAAAAAAGTCAAACAGaaaaaaagcaaaacaaaaaaaggCAAAGAGCAATGGAGTTATGTTGGAATCTTCCTTCTTCCATTCCCTTGAACGTGGTCCAGTCATAACTTGGTAATACATGAATACCTATTTTCTCTATAAGTTATTTTGCTTTCTTGTTTTAAGTTTACTTTTCATTGTGCTTAGTTGTTGGAAAGTTGTTAGTATCTTTTTTAATAGCATTTGTTGTCCTTTTTAAGGTTTTTGGTTTCTATTCTTTGGTGGTGTACACGATTTGGTTTAGCTGCATAAACTAATCTTGAGCTATGGTGTATGCGAGTTGTTAGTTCACTTTTCATTGTCCTTTTTAAGGTTTAGATTGTCTTTGAGCTGTCATTGCATCTgactctttcctttttctttctttttttctgttAGTATCTTGTTTTAAGTAAAAAACTAGCAGCAGACATTTGCGGGTGAATGTGTGCAGGAATATGCTTAATTCTTTCTTCCTGTGACGCTGTTTCGCTTCTCTTGTTGACTCTGAGAATCTGCCATAGTGCCATATATTTGTGGCTGGTTGCAATAGGTGCTAAAAATTGCTTACTAGGAACatctttattatatatgtattgcTGGTAGAAAGTTGTATATAGTGAAACCTGGATAGGTGATGTTAGAATGAGACTCAACTGTGTGAAGAGAGTTTCCAGAAAAGATCACAAGCAATGGCTCCCAGTGGTACTGGTTTGTGCACAGTACTTTGCTGTTTTGCTGTACTCTTATTGAACTTTTGGCTTTGTGGGGTTGTGCTAAAAGTGTCTGTTTTGATAATTGTTGGAAGGTAGAACAACTTTTTGAGTAAAAAATATTGGTAAAGTTCTGAAAAAGGGGAGATTTTGGAGTTGTTGGAAGGTTTTGtttctctctttttcattttgaGATTGGCAGTTGAAGTCTTATCTACAAATGGGAATAGGCATTCTTGGTTCTTTTGTAGTTTTGACACTGTTCTTTAGGCCTTTGCGTTGTCAACAACCAAACACTGATGGCAGTGTATCATACTGTTCTTCCTCGTTGTTGTATTACTGCCTGGTTGTTATTACACTGCTGTAGAACTGTTGCTGCTGTAGACACAAGGTTCTACTATGGAAAATTCACAGGAAGTTATATTAACTCGTTAGTCGTTCATAAGGTGATATAACCGAATTATGTTTCTCTGGATTTCAGTTTAGGACAGTCTGCAGGAGACGTTCTTTGTAGATGATCCAACCCATTGTTTCAATGCTGCTACATTATTGAAGGTGTTGGCTTGACTCGACGACTGAGAGCTGGAACGGTGTGGATTAACTGTTATGATGTATTTGATACTATGATTCCTACTACTAGTTGTATGTTTTTCGAGTTGAAAGTTTTTGGAATNNNNNNNNNNNNNNNNNNNNNNNNNNNNNNNNNNNNNNNNNNNNNNNNNNNNNNNNNNNNNNNNNNNNNNNNNNNNNNNNNNNNNNNNNNNNNNNNNNNNNNNNNNNNNNNNNNNNNNNNNNNNNNNNNNNNNNNNNNNNNNNNNNNNNNNNNNNNNNNNNNNNNNNNNNNNNNNNNNNNNNNNNNNNNNNNNNNNNNNNNNNNNNNNNNNNNNNNNNNNNNNNNNNNNNNNNNNNNNNNNNNNNNNNNNNNNNNNNNNNNNNNNNNNNNNNNNNNNNNNNNNNNNNNNNNNNNNNNNNNNNNNNNNNNNNNNNNNNNNNNNNNNNNNNNNNNNNNNNNNNNNNNNNNNNNNNNNNNNNNNNNNNNNNNNNNNNNNNNNNNNNNNNNNNNNNNNNNNNNNNNNNNNNNNNNNNNNNNNNNNNNNNNNNNNNNNNNNNNNNNNNNNNNNNNNNNNNNNNNNNNNNNNNNNNNNNNNNNNNNNNNNNNNNNNNNNNNNNNNNNNNNNNNNNNNNNNNNNNNNNNNNNNNNNNNNNNNNNNNNNNNNNNNNNNNNNNNNNNNNNNNNNNNNNNNNNNNNNNNNNNNNNNNNNNNNNNNNNNNNNNNNNNNNNNNNNNNNNNNNNNNNNNNNNNNNNNNNNNNNNNNNNNNNNNNNNNNNNNNNNNNNNNNNNNNNNNNNNNNNNNNNNNNNNNNNNNNNNNNNNNNNNNNNNNNNNNNNNNNNNNNNNNNNNNNNNNNNNNNNNNNNNNNNNNNNNNNNNNNNNNNNNNNNNNNNNNNNNNNNNNNNNNNNNNNNNNNNNNNNNNNNNNNNNNNNNNNNNNNNNNNNNNNNNNNNNNNNNNNNNNNNNNNNNNNNNNNNNNNNNNNNNNNNNNNNNNNNNNNNNNNNNNNNNNNNNNNNNNNNNNNNNNNNNNNNNNNNNNNNNNNNNNNNNNNNNNNNNNNNNNNNNNNNNNNNNNNNNNNNNNNNNNNNNNNNNNNNNNNNNNNNNNNNNNNNNNNNNNNNNNNNNNNNNNNNNNNNNNNNNNNNNNNNNNNNNNNNNNNNNNNNNNNNNNNNNNNNNNNNNNNNNNNNNNNNNNNNNNNNNNNNNNNNNNNNNNNNNNNNNNNNNNNNNNNNNNNNNNNNNNNNNNNNNNNNNNNNNNNNNNNNNNNNNNNNNNNNNNNNNNNNNNNNNNNNNNNNNNNNNNNNNNNNNNNNNNNNNNNNNNNNNNNNNNNNNNNNNNNNNNNNNNNNNNNNNNNNNNNNNNNNNNNNNNNNNNNNNNNNNNNNNNNNNNNNNNNNNNNNNNNNNNNNNNNNNNNNNNNNNNNNNNNNNNNNNNNNNNNNNNNNNNNNNNNNNNNNNNNNNNNNNNNNNNNNNNNNNNNNNNNNNNNNNNNNNNNNNNNNNNNNNNNNNNNNNNNNNNNNNNNNNNNNNNNNNNNNNNNNNNNNNNNNNNNNNNNNNNNNNNNNNNNNNNNNNNNNNNNNNNNNNNNNNNNNNNNNNNNNNNNNNNNNNNNNNNNNNNNNNNNNNNNNNNNNNNNNNNNNNNNNNNNNNNNNNNNNNNNNNNNNNNNNNNNNNNNNNNNNNNNNNNNNNNNNNNNNNNNNNNNNNNNNNNNNNNNNNNNNNNNNNNNNNNNNNNNNNNNNNNNNNNNNNNNNNNNNNNNNNNNNNNNNNNNNNNNNNNNNNNNNNNNNNNNNNNNNNNNNNNNNNNNNNNNNNNNNNNNNNNNNNNNNNNNNNNNNNNNNNN encodes the following:
- the LOC107866528 gene encoding uncharacterized protein LOC107866528, translating into MRQFGLQQVIPTPFLFDSTYFRHDRRGRPNTNWELEHAQWLPFWNEREQYIYNAPVNHGPLRYDDPYLIWFRRITRLLIGNPNPRPQCQQGYVPNSTAYETMAHRIHSMVDKTKSLGDTPSYEDLYMFRNMVRDQSSDCLRYVHEADRIHVSTDYRRDEVQPDQLRPPIRRRGKGGVAGRKERAIARDQVPVEMNEMDEATRNAQISSEDNQATTNHDFSSTSMGCTQEFTQASGMIYQHTEIVPYMTPQTPQISRYPSLSSLDNIFGSYQPQHFENAPNFTSSPVPMSIEIPDATNNLENLNTEMEDNELDDTNNEVNGNDPEDESKGCDTTIQHDELSKKEKCTIIAKLCGTGSHYAYQHAEKKKVKQKKSKTKKGKEQWSYVGIFLLPFP